One Chryseobacterium indoltheticum DNA segment encodes these proteins:
- a CDS encoding lipopolysaccharide biosynthesis protein, with the protein MQGKIAKNTLMLYFRMLLSMVVTLYTSRIVLNTLGIVDFGVYNIVAGVIVMFGFLNNAMTASTQRFLTYEKAKDNLAGLKKIFNISITIHLIIAVVILLLAESIGLWFLNTQLNIPDDRMIASNWVYQFSVISFVVSVYFVPYNAVIIANEKMNVFALLGIAEVALKLVVVFMLLLIDYDKLIVYSCLLLIVSVLIKISEKIYCSLSFDESKKNRFEWDSDLMKEMGDFAGWNLFGVVAGVGYSQGINIFLNIFFGTVVNASRGIAFQIQGAVSSLITNFQIVLAPVITKNYARNEYKQAFDLVFSSSKLSIYLLLIFSIPLIIETESILMWWLKVVPPYSVIFTQLIIVDLLISSLSGPLHILVQATGNIKRYQILVSGILLLNVPFSYLFLRLGYSPEITISISIFFSALALFARLFILHLNMKFPVTEYLKKVVFRILIVAIFSWIIPYYVSVYLQEGIFNFLIIFIIAVISILISVLSLGLDSVEKKFVFSKIRTFLNKQL; encoded by the coding sequence ATGCAGGGTAAAATTGCCAAAAACACTTTAATGCTTTATTTTAGAATGTTACTATCGATGGTAGTGACATTATACACATCTAGAATAGTTCTTAATACCTTGGGAATTGTAGATTTTGGTGTATACAATATAGTTGCCGGCGTTATTGTTATGTTTGGTTTTTTAAATAATGCCATGACTGCCTCTACCCAAAGATTTTTAACGTACGAAAAGGCGAAAGATAATCTTGCCGGCCTTAAGAAAATTTTTAATATCAGCATTACAATTCATCTAATTATCGCAGTTGTAATTTTATTACTTGCTGAATCTATTGGATTATGGTTCCTAAATACACAACTTAATATTCCAGATGATAGAATGATTGCTTCAAATTGGGTATATCAATTTTCTGTCATCTCATTCGTTGTTTCTGTATATTTTGTTCCTTATAATGCAGTGATAATTGCTAATGAAAAAATGAATGTTTTTGCATTGTTAGGTATTGCTGAAGTAGCTTTAAAGTTAGTAGTGGTTTTTATGTTATTATTGATAGATTATGATAAACTAATTGTGTACTCATGTCTATTGTTAATAGTTTCTGTATTAATAAAAATATCGGAAAAAATCTACTGTAGTCTATCTTTTGATGAAAGTAAAAAAAATAGATTTGAATGGGATTCTGATCTAATGAAAGAAATGGGTGATTTTGCAGGATGGAATCTTTTTGGTGTGGTTGCCGGTGTAGGATATTCACAAGGTATAAACATATTTCTCAATATTTTTTTTGGAACTGTTGTGAATGCATCTCGTGGTATCGCCTTTCAGATACAAGGAGCCGTAAGCAGCCTTATTACAAATTTTCAGATAGTTCTAGCACCTGTAATAACAAAAAACTACGCTAGAAATGAATATAAACAAGCATTCGATTTAGTTTTTTCATCATCAAAATTATCAATATACCTATTATTAATCTTTTCAATACCTTTAATTATTGAGACAGAATCTATATTGATGTGGTGGTTAAAGGTTGTACCACCATACAGTGTTATTTTTACACAACTAATAATCGTAGATTTGCTGATATCCTCGTTATCCGGACCTTTGCATATTTTAGTACAGGCGACGGGCAATATTAAGCGCTATCAAATTCTTGTAAGCGGAATTCTGCTTTTGAATGTGCCTTTTTCATATCTATTTTTAAGATTAGGATATTCTCCGGAAATCACAATATCAATATCCATATTCTTTTCAGCTCTTGCTTTGTTTGCACGACTGTTTATTCTGCATCTTAACATGAAGTTTCCTGTTACCGAATATCTTAAAAAAGTAGTTTTTAGAATATTAATAGTGGCGATATTTTCGTGGATAATTCCTTACTATGTTAGTGTTTATTTGCAAGAAGGGATTTTTAATTTTTTAATAATTTTTATCATTGCAGTAATCAGTATTCTAATTTCTGTACTTTCTTTAGGTCTTGATTCGGTTGAGAAGAAATTTGTATTCTCAAAAATTCGTACTTTTTTGAATAAACAATTATGA
- a CDS encoding nucleotide sugar dehydrogenase, whose amino-acid sequence MKLYKIAVIGQGYVGLPLSLEFSDHYSVLGYDINPQRVEQLNNGNDITLEADLSKLNNSLSTYSKSNGKLGYRATSEISDISDSNVYIVTVPTPIDKYNAPDLVPLISASRMLGKIIKKGDIIIYESTVFPGCTEEECVPILEQYSGLKYNEDFFVGYSPERINPGDKINTLTSVKKVTSGSTEEIAEEVDQLYKKIITAGTHKAPSLKVAEASKAIENAQRDVNISFVNELALIFDRIGIDTHDVLEAAGTKYNFLKYKPGLVGGHCISVDPYYLAHKAEQLGYHPDVILSGRRVNDSIAKFVASKVVKLQIAKGGVIKNSNAIILGITFKENCPDVRNTKVVDIYNELKDYGVNVDIYDPWASKEEVKHEYGIDILDALTVGKKYDSVIIAVAHDEFLKMDLNTIKNNNSVVFDTKACIDRSLVDARL is encoded by the coding sequence ATGAAATTGTATAAAATAGCTGTTATTGGACAGGGATATGTTGGTCTACCATTGTCTTTGGAATTTTCAGATCATTATTCTGTATTAGGATATGATATTAATCCTCAAAGAGTTGAACAGCTTAATAATGGAAATGATATAACTTTGGAAGCTGACTTAAGCAAGCTTAATAATAGTCTTAGTACATATTCAAAATCCAACGGTAAACTTGGATATAGAGCTACGAGTGAAATATCAGATATTTCAGATTCCAATGTGTATATTGTCACAGTTCCTACACCAATAGATAAATATAATGCTCCTGATTTAGTACCATTGATATCGGCATCCAGGATGCTCGGGAAAATCATTAAAAAAGGAGATATAATTATTTATGAATCTACAGTTTTTCCTGGTTGTACAGAGGAAGAATGTGTGCCGATTCTTGAACAATATTCAGGATTAAAGTATAATGAAGATTTTTTTGTTGGATATTCTCCCGAAAGAATCAATCCAGGAGATAAAATAAATACACTCACAAGTGTGAAAAAGGTTACATCTGGATCAACTGAAGAAATTGCTGAGGAAGTAGATCAACTATACAAAAAAATTATAACTGCGGGTACTCATAAAGCTCCAAGCCTTAAAGTAGCAGAGGCATCAAAAGCTATTGAAAATGCACAGCGCGATGTTAATATATCTTTTGTGAATGAATTAGCCTTAATTTTTGACCGAATTGGTATCGATACCCATGATGTGCTAGAGGCTGCAGGTACAAAATATAACTTTCTAAAGTATAAGCCAGGCTTGGTCGGTGGGCATTGCATTTCTGTTGACCCATATTATTTAGCTCATAAAGCAGAGCAACTTGGATATCATCCTGATGTCATCTTATCAGGACGTCGCGTCAATGATTCTATTGCAAAGTTTGTAGCTTCTAAAGTTGTTAAGCTTCAAATTGCTAAAGGTGGTGTTATCAAGAATTCAAATGCAATAATCTTAGGAATTACCTTTAAAGAAAACTGTCCGGACGTAAGAAATACCAAAGTTGTAGACATTTATAATGAATTGAAAGACTATGGAGTAAATGTAGATATATATGATCCGTGGGCAAGTAAGGAAGAAGTAAAGCATGAATACGGAATTGATATACTTGATGCTCTTACAGTAGGCAAAAAGTATGATTCTGTAATTATAGCAGTTGCGCATGACGAGTTTTTGAAAATGGACTTAAATACCATTAAAAATAATAATTCAGTGGTCTTTGATACTAAAGCTTGTATTGATAGAAGTCTGGTAGATGCTAGACTATAA